In the Colletotrichum lupini chromosome 1, complete sequence genome, one interval contains:
- a CDS encoding transmembrane amino acid transporter, with amino-acid sequence MGRLSGTSCRRKPVRLIEREILAALAGFSSWLGLRGCREGRAWTGFVQKRIIPSPNLGMGLLIMPLSYQSLYCQRLSPTTTTLDSSIRLSFQLGLNFKVTFKNKEDVEALGPVSTHSQQGQVLEDPNASYDAVFGEIKEGGPNYRNVGWKGTVALMMKTQIGLGVLSIPGVFDVLGIVPGVIALCCIAAITTWSDYIVGVFKLRHPEVYGIDDVGRLLFGRVGREFFGIVFCLYWIFVAGSGMLGASIALNSVSLHGACTAGFVAIAAAIGFCFGSIQTLGKITWFAWVGLICIMSAIFTVTVAVGVQDRPAAAPQTGHWTSDYKVASSALSTLVFAFAGTPAFFSIVSEMRDPRHYTRALVICQGGVTATYIAIGCVVYYFCGSYVASPALGSAGATMKRVCYGLAFPGLIVTTTLVIHLPAKYIFIRLLRGSRHLTENTMKHWGIWLACTASIAIIAYVIASSIPVFDGLVALVGALFGTLLSFQPMGCMWLYDHWAEGKLEKRPRWIAMVCFSCFVVISGTFLMIAGAYGSVVGIMDSYKKSGGSAAFSCADNSNSVSSAH; translated from the exons ATGGG CAGACTATCTGGTACCTCTTGCAGGAGGAAGCCTGTCAGGCTGATAGAGAGGGAAATCTTGGCAGCCCTTGCCGGCTTTTCCTCCTGGCTGGGACTTCGAGGCTGTAGAGAAGGCCGCGCTTGGACTGGTTTTGTACAAAAGCGCATCATTCCCAGTCCCAACTTGGGAATGGGTCTTCTCATCATGCCTCTAAGCTATCAATCTCTCTA CTGTCAACGACTATCACCAACGACAACAACTCTTGACTCTTCAATTCGGTTGTCCTTCCAACTCGGACTCA ACTTTAAAGTCACATTT AAGAACAAGGAGGATGTTGAGGCGTTGGGACCCGTCTCAACACATTCGCAACAAGGCCAGGTCTTGGAAGACCCGAACGCGTCTTACGATGCTGTCTTTGGTGAAATTAAAGAGGGCGGCCCCAACTACCGCAAT GTTGGTTGGAAAGGAACAGTCGCCTTGATGATGAAGACGCAGATTGGCCTGGGAGTTTTGTCCATTCCCGGTGTCTTTGACGTCCTCGGAATTGTGCCTGGTGTGATTGCCCTGTGCTGCATCGCCGCTATCACCACGTGGTCCGATTACATTGTTGGTGTCTTCAAGCTTCGCCACCCCGAGGTCTACGGTATCGACGATGTTGGACGCCTTCTCTTTGGCCGCGTGGGTCGCGAGTTCTTCGGCATCGTCTTCTGCCTTT ACTGGATCTTCGTCGCCGGCTCTGGCATGCTAGGTGCCTCGATCGCGCTCAACTCGGTTTCCCTTCACGGTGCATGCACGGCTGGCTTCGTCGCCATTGCCGCAGCGATTGGTTTCTGCTTCGGTAGCATCCAGACCCTCGGAAAGATAACCTGGTTCGCCTGGGTCGGTCTCATCTGCATCATGTCTGCCA TCTTCACCGTCACCGTTGCCGTGGGTGTACAGGACCGACCGGCTGCCGCTCCCCAGACTGGACACTGGACCTCGGACTACAAGGTC GCTTCCTCGGCGCTTTCGACGCTCGTCTTTGCCTTCGCCGGTACCCCTGCCTTCTTCTCCATCGTCTCTGAGATGCGCGATCCTCGCCACTACACTCGCGCTCTGGTCATCTGCCAGGGTGGTGTGACTGCCACCTACATTGCCATCGGATGCGTTGTCTACTACTTCTGCGGTTCTTACGTCGCCTCGCCTGCTCTTGGCTCCGCAGGTGCGACCATGAAGAGAGTCTGCTACGGTCTTGCCTTCCCCGGCTTGATTGTTACCACTACTCTGGTTATCCAC TTGCCCGCCAAGTACATCTTCATTCGCCTGCTACGTGGATCCCGTCACTTGACCGAGAACACCATGAAGCACTGGGGTATCTGGCTCGCCTGCACTGCAAGCATCGCAATCATCGCCTACGTCATTGCCAGCTCCATTCCCGTCTTTGATGGCCTggtagccctcgtcggtgcCCTCTTCGGTACTCTGTTGTCTTTCCAGCCCATGGGTTGCATGTGGTTGTACGACCATTGGGCCGAGGGAAAGCTCGAGAAGAGACCTAGATGGATCGCCATGGTCTGCTTCAGCTGCTTCGTTGTTATTAGCGGCACCTTTTTGATGATTGCTGGAGCGTACGGCTCAGTTGTTGGAATCATGGACAGCTACAAGAAGTCTGGTGGATCGGCCGCATTTTCCTGCGCCGACAACTCGAATTCTGTGTCCTCGGCCCATTAA
- a CDS encoding proline racemase, whose translation MTIGRTFNVVGAHCGGEVCDVIVGGVLDVPGKTMFEKMMHFWKKADHLRNLLMNEPRGSSSMCVNLVLPPCNPEADAGFIIMEHEEYPPMSGANTIAVSTVLLETGMVPMQEPTTTLRLDTPAGLVTVKAECKEGKVTFVEFQNVPAFVYGLDLDINVPGFDTPIKADIAWGGMWYALVDASSVGLQIKTENGKELVDIGERIKRAIQTQTSPVHPENPEIRGVSVFEFTDPLSPLAPDTQQTAVNTVVVSPGRLDRSPCGTGTCARLAVLHKRAQLAVGGSFRHRSVIGTEFIGTVKSEAKVGDYDAIIPVVKGTAWITAFKQVILHPTDPFPEGFRVGDKWHVN comes from the coding sequence ATGACTATCGGCCGTACTTTCAACGTCGTCGGCGCCCACTGTGGCGGCGAGGTCTGCGACGTCATCGTTGGGGGTGTTCTCGACGTCCCAGGCAAGACAATGTTTGAAAAAATGATGCATTTCTGGAAAAAGGCAGACCACCTACGAAACCTGCTGATGAACGAACCCCGCGGCTCATCATCCATGTGCGTTAACCTCGTCCTTCCACCGTGCAATCCCGAAGCCGACGCGGGCTTCATCATTATGGAGCATGAGGAGTACCCCCCTATGTCCGGTGCCAACACCATTGCCGTGAGCACCGTCCTGCTAGAGACGGGCATGGTACCGATGCAGGAGCCTACTACGACACTGCGCCTGGATACGCCAGCAGGTTTGGTCACGGTCAAGGCCGAGTGCAAGGAGGGCAAGGTTACGTTTGTGGAGTTTCAGAACGTTCCGGCTTTTGTCTATGGCCTAGATCTAGACATCAACGTGCCGGGCTTCGACACGCCCATCAAGGCCGACATTGCATGGGGTGGAATGTGGTATGCGCTGGTCGACGCGAGCTCAGTAGGCCTACAGATCAAGACGGAAAATGGAAAGGAGTTAGTCGACATCGGCGAGCGAATCAAGAGGGCTATCCAAACGCAGACGAGCCCGGTGCATCCCGAAAACCCAGAGATCCGAGGCGTCAGTGTCTTCGAGTTCACGGACCCGCTCTCGCCCTTGGCGCCGGACACGCAACAGACGGCCGTGAACACGGTGGTCGTATCACCGGGAAGACTCGACCGGAGTCCGTGTGGGACAGGAACGTGTGCCCGACTGGCGGTTCTCCATAAGAGAGCCCAGCTCGCAGTCGGAGGATCGTTCCGACACCGCAGCGTGATTGGGACCGAGTTTATCGGAACGGTAAAAAGTGAGGCAAAGGTCGGGGACTACGATGCTATTATTCCCGTGGTGAAGGGAACTGCCTGGATAACGGCTTTCAAGCAAGTCATCTTGCACCCAACAGATCCATTCCCGGAAGGGTTCAGGGTTGGAGATAAGTGGCATGTCAATTAG